A portion of the Myxococcales bacterium genome contains these proteins:
- a CDS encoding 4a-hydroxytetrahydrobiopterin dehydratase, whose protein sequence is MVRPARLTDDDVAEWLSTRTAWARTGGALVRTVSFADFAAALAFTVQVGCRAEKRDHHPDVALSYGKARVLWTTHDAGGITALDLELAAACDGIYDAGQPRES, encoded by the coding sequence ATGGTCCGCCCTGCCCGCCTCACGGACGACGATGTCGCCGAATGGTTGTCGACCCGCACCGCTTGGGCGCGCACCGGCGGAGCACTCGTTCGAACCGTCTCGTTCGCGGATTTTGCCGCCGCGTTGGCCTTCACGGTGCAGGTGGGCTGCCGCGCCGAAAAACGCGACCACCACCCCGACGTAGCGCTCTCTTACGGCAAGGCGCGAGTCCTCTGGACGACCCACGACGCGGGAGGAATCACCGCGCTGGACCTCGAGCTTGCGGCAGCCTGCGACGGGATCTATGACGCAGGCCAGCCGAGGGAATCGTAA
- a CDS encoding peptidyl-prolyl cis-trans isomerase produces the protein MLRAVSVVTLLFHARTGRADASVQEEATRRAAVVARVGAKTLSVGELEDRLSAVPRFQLLEFGATPLAAKKKFLETVVIPEMLLTAAGEAGSHGKGPRTEALVERTRANATLRAVRAASATPERVAAADVKRYYDEHREQYEASERVLVWRIVLATRAEAQSVLEAAKKDLTVSGFSALARDKSLDKATNLRGGNVGFLSDDGISNEAGLRVEPTVVSAAKSVKDGELVPSPVADGAHFSVVWRRGTVKALRKPLSEVEPQIRHALARRASDQATKALVSDLKKARVGPLDAELVRATDLPSFLDSPKSLPLAK, from the coding sequence GTGCTACGCGCCGTCTCGGTGGTGACGCTGCTCTTTCACGCACGCACCGGGCGAGCCGATGCCTCCGTCCAAGAAGAGGCGACCCGCCGCGCCGCCGTCGTCGCTCGTGTCGGCGCGAAGACGCTCTCCGTTGGCGAGCTCGAGGATCGGCTGAGCGCCGTGCCCCGCTTTCAACTGCTCGAGTTCGGCGCCACGCCGCTCGCCGCCAAGAAGAAGTTTCTCGAGACGGTGGTCATTCCCGAGATGCTGCTGACCGCCGCCGGTGAGGCGGGGTCTCACGGCAAGGGCCCGCGGACCGAGGCCCTCGTGGAACGCACGCGAGCCAATGCCACGTTGCGGGCCGTTCGCGCTGCGTCGGCCACCCCAGAGCGCGTCGCCGCGGCCGACGTGAAGCGCTATTACGATGAGCATCGCGAACAATACGAAGCCTCGGAGCGAGTGCTCGTTTGGCGCATCGTCTTGGCGACCCGGGCCGAGGCGCAGTCGGTGCTCGAGGCCGCCAAGAAGGATCTCACCGTCTCCGGCTTCTCGGCCCTCGCGCGCGACAAGAGCCTCGACAAGGCGACGAACCTCCGCGGCGGCAACGTTGGCTTCTTGAGCGACGACGGAATCTCCAACGAGGCCGGCTTGCGCGTGGAGCCGACGGTCGTTTCTGCCGCAAAGTCGGTCAAGGATGGCGAGCTCGTGCCGTCACCGGTGGCCGATGGCGCTCACTTCTCCGTCGTGTGGCGTCGTGGAACCGTGAAAGCTCTTCGGAAGCCGCTCTCAGAGGTGGAGCCGCAGATTCGCCACGCGCTCGCACGGCGCGCGTCCGATCAGGCGACCAAGGCGCTCGTTTCGGACTTGAAGAAGGCGCGCGTGGGGCCGCTCGACGCCGAGCTTGTCCGCGCGACCGACCTGCCGTCTTTCCTCGACAGCCCGAAGTCCCTGCCGCTCGCGAAGTAG
- the rnc gene encoding ribonuclease III yields the protein MGEEDFTKAREALAETLRGIVGEVALPRFAEALTHPSYSNETGAPDNQRLEFLGDSVLGLCVSEMLLEAHPTADEGTLTRMRAALVNADALARWGRSVSLGDALALGRGARASGDRDQTNVIADAVEALVAAFYEAAGHDAARRLVAEVIREPLADAARLMGRDPKSALQERVQAYGLPAPVYRVQGSSGPKHEPTFQVEAMVGDRLIAQGEGRSKRIAERAAAEAALELDDAELRTRLPRPSRLPPA from the coding sequence GTGGGTGAGGAAGACTTCACGAAGGCGCGCGAGGCGCTAGCGGAAACGCTGAGAGGCATCGTCGGCGAAGTGGCCCTTCCACGTTTCGCCGAGGCGCTGACGCACCCGAGCTACTCCAACGAGACGGGGGCGCCCGACAACCAGCGGCTGGAGTTCTTGGGCGACTCCGTGTTGGGCCTCTGCGTAAGCGAGATGCTCCTTGAAGCGCACCCGACCGCCGACGAGGGAACGTTGACGCGCATGCGAGCCGCCCTCGTCAACGCCGACGCGCTCGCTCGCTGGGGCCGCAGCGTCAGCCTCGGTGACGCGCTCGCGCTGGGTCGCGGCGCGCGCGCCAGCGGTGACCGCGACCAAACCAACGTCATCGCCGACGCGGTGGAAGCCCTCGTCGCGGCGTTCTACGAAGCCGCAGGCCACGACGCCGCGAGACGCCTCGTGGCGGAGGTCATCCGCGAGCCGCTCGCCGACGCCGCCCGTCTCATGGGACGGGACCCGAAGAGCGCGCTCCAAGAGCGAGTGCAAGCGTACGGGCTTCCGGCGCCGGTCTACCGCGTGCAGGGTTCGAGCGGGCCGAAACACGAGCCGACCTTTCAGGTCGAGGCGATGGTCGGCGATCGCCTCATCGCGCAAGGCGAGGGTCGCTCGAAGCGCATCGCCGAGCGCGCCGCGGCGGAGGCGGCGCTGGAGCTCGACGACGCGGAGCTCCGGACGCGCCTTCCGAGGCCCTCCCGCCTCCCGCCCGCTTGA